AGCGCTCGTTGAGCAGTCGCCCGCTCGGGTGGCCGAGGACGTCGACCGCCGGGTTCTCGACGGCCCGGAGGAGGCGGTTCGTCGCCGTCTCGGCGTCCTGACCGAGCGCGCTGTGAGGCGAGGCGACGATCACGTCGAGGGCCTCGATCACCTCGTCCCCGAGGCCGATCTCGCCGTCTGCGTCGATGTTAGCCTCGATCCCCGCGAGCACCTCGACGTCCGCGGCTGCGGCGACCTCGCGGATCGCCTCGACCTGTTCGAGGATCTCGGTGTCCGCGAGACCCATGTCGGCGACGACGCCCGGGCCCTCGGCGTGGTCGGCGACGCCGTAGTAGTCGTAGCCCATCGCCTCGGCGGCCGCGATCATCTCGTCGATCGAAGTGTTGCCGTCGGACCACTCGGTGTGACTGTGGAGGTCACCCCGGATGTCGTCGCGAGTGAGCAGATCCGGCAGGTCGCCGGTCGCCGCGGCGTCGATCTCGCCGCGGTCCGTCCGGAGTTCCGGCGGGATCCACTCGAGGCCGAGCGCCTCGTACATCCCTTCCTCCGTCTCGCCGGCGACTCGCTCGCCGACGCGTTGACTACCGTCGGACCGCTGGTCCGACGACGTTCGCGAACCGTCGGTTCCCTCACCCGCGTCGGGATCGTCGATCTCGCTTACGTCGAAGGCGCCGTACTCGTTGAGCTTCATCCCGCGATCGATCGCGTAGTTGCGCAGCGTGACGTTGTGGTCCTTGCTCCCCGTGAAGTACTGCAGCGCGGAGCCGAACTCGTCGGGGACGACCACGCGGAGATCGACGCGGATCTCGCCGATTCGGACGCTCGCCTTCGCGGGCCCGGACTCGATCTCGTCGTCGACGGAGTCCCAGCCGACGAAGGCGTCGATCACGTTCTCCGCGTCGTTCGTCCCCACGAGCACGTCTACGTCGCCGATCGTCTCGCGCCACCGGCGGATCGAGCCGGCGACTTCGCAGCGCTCGACCGCCTCGTGGCTCTCGAGGAAGGCGAGGACGTCGTCGGCCAGCGGCCGGGCCTCGCCGAGCAACTGGCGCTGGCCGATCGTGCGGGCGAACTCGATGTTCTCGCGGATGTTCTCCTCCGTCTTGGGACCGAATCCCTTGATCTCCTGTACCTCGCCGGCCTCTGCTGCCACCTCGAGGTCGTCCAGCGTCTGGATTCCGAGTTCCCGGTACAGCTTGCCCGCGGTTTTGGGGCCGACGCCCTCGATGCGGGTGATGTCGGCGATGTCGATCGGGAGTTCGGCGCGTAACTCTTCCAGCTCCTCGATCTCACCGGTCTCGACGTACTCGACGATCTTCGAGGCGATCGCGTCGCCGACGTGGTCGACGTTCTCGATCGCCTCGCGGTCGCCCGCCGTGACGTAATCGGCGATCGGCGTCGGATGCGCGCGGATGCTCTCGGCCGCCCGTCGGTAGGCCCGGGGCTTGTACTCGACGTCGTCGGCCTCGAGCAGGTCCGCGAACTCCTCGAAGCGACCCGCGAGTTCGGCGTTGGTCGTCACGGACCCCTCCGCGCGCTGGCGCTACCTTCCTCCCCGAGCGCCTTCTTCAGGAAGGACATCCAGCGCTTCGTGTCGGCGGCCTGCTTCGCCTGCTGTTCGCGCTCGAGGTCCGTCGGGCCGAGGTTCTCGAGGGCGTTCAGCGCCCGGTCGATGCCGATGATCCCCTGGGCGAGCTCTTCGCCCTCCTCGCAGCTGATATCGTCCTCCTCGATCGCCTCGAGGCGCTCGACGCGCTCGCGTCGCAGGTTCCGTTTGGCCTGCTCGACGCGGTCGCGCTCGCCGGGCGGCACCGTTTCGCGGCGCTTGATCTCGAAGACGAACGTCCGGAGGTCGATTACCTCCCCCTGAACGGTGATCGTCTCCGGGATGTCCGCGCCGACGGTCGCGCCCTCGCGCTCGACGCGCTCGAGCAGTTGCTTTCGCTCGTACTCTTGCACATACCGAACTGCGGGGCGAGACGTCAAAAAACGTCCGTCGATTCGCTGCGGAAAACCCCAAATCCCTTAGCGATGCCACACCTATCCCCGGCCAATGGCCACGTGCGACGTGTGTGGGAAAGAGGAGAGCATGCCCTACAACTGCCGGCATTGTGGGGGCACCTACTGCAGTGAACACCGACTGCCGGAGAACCACGACTGTACGAGACTCAACAACTGGAACGATCCCCAGGGGGTCTTCGACAGCGGCTTCGACGACAGCGTTCAGAACGGCGGAACGTCGAAGACCTCGAGTCTGATGGACAAGATCCCCATCGACACCGGGCCGGGCGGCCCGCTGGCGTACTTCCGCGGGAACGCGACCTACACGTTCCTCGCGCTGATGTGGATCACATTCGCGCTCCAGTGGATCACGATCCTGATCGGCGGACTGTCGCTACACGGCGCGCTGTTCACTCTCTCGACGGAAAATCCCGAGTACGTCTGGACGTGGATCTCCTCCATCTTCGCACACAGCCCGTTTGGAATCTTCCACATCGTCTTCAACAGCATCGTGATCTTCTTCTTCGGCCCGCTGGTCGAGCGCTACGTCGGCTCGAAGAAGTTCGCAATACTGTTCATCGTCAGCGGCGCGCTTGCCGGTCTCGGGCAGGTCGGAATCTCGGCCGTGCAGGGCGTCCCCTCAAGCGTTCTCGGCGCCAGCGGCGCCGCACTCGCGATCATGGGCGTGCTCACGATTCTGAACCCGAATCTCAAGGTCTACCTCTACTTCATCCTCCCCGTTCCGATCTGGCTGCTCGCGGCCGGGACGGCGGTGATCAGCGTCTTCTTCATCGGCACCGGCGGCGGCGGCAACATCGCCCACGCGGCCCACCTCGTGGGGCTCGTGATCGGGCTCGCCTACGGCGAGTACATCAAGCGAACCCAGAACGTTCGAACGCAGGACCAGTTCCAGCTCGGCGGCGGCGGTCCCGGTGGACCGGGCGGTCCGGGCGGCCCCGGCGGGCCCGGCGGCCGACGACGCTTCTGAGCTACCGGCCGAACCCCGACACTGATTTTCGCTCGCCGACAACGCTCTCCCACCGATGAACGCGTCCCGTCCCGACCTCGTTCCCGACGCCTCGCTCGAGCGCGACGACATGGAAGCCCTCCAGCGCGAGATTGCCAACGCTGCGGTTTTCGAAGACGATATCGCGTTCGACCCCGCGGTGCTCGGCGACCCGCTCGCCGCGTCCTCGAGTCCCGACGAACCGCCGGTCGTCGCCGGCGTCGATCAGTCCTTTCTCACCGACGCCGACGGGGAGCAGGATCGCGCCCTGAGCGCCGTCGTCGCGATGCAGGGCGGCGAGGTGATCGAACGCATCCACGCGGTGACGCCCCTCGAGATCCCCTACATTCCCGGCCTGCTTTCGTTTCGAGAGGGGCGGCCGATCCTCGACGCGCTCGAGGCGCTCTCGGCGTCGCCGGATCTGCTCCTGTTCGACGGCAGCGGCCGGATTCACTTCCGGCAGGCGGGGATCGCGACCCACATGGGCGTCGTCCTCGACGTCCCGAGTATCGGCGTCGCCAAGAGCCTGCTCTGTGGCAGCCCCCGCGAGGAGACCGAGAACCTGCCCGAGGGGTCCCGGGTGGCCATCGAGTCGAACTCGAGAGTCGACGTACCCGACGGCACCTTGCTCGGCTACGCGGTACAGACGCGACAGTACGACTCTCCCGATCGGTACATCAACCCGCTGTACGTCAGTCCCGGCCACCGCGTCGGCCCGGAAACGGCCGCCGACGTCGCCCTGGCGCTTTCCTCGTCGTACAAGCTCCCCGAACCCGTCCGGCTGGCCGACAGCTACGCCGACGAGGCGAAGCGAGGGCTCGACGAGTAGCGGCCGGCCGCGTTCGATAGCCGACCGACCAACCGCCGCGGTGGGTGGGACCGAAAGGGGCTGGCCGGGTCGACGAGCGAGACGACGCAAGCACTGTCGTTCGAGAGAGCTTCGCTCTCTCGTGATCACGAAAGGCGCAAAGCGCCTTTCGAACGAGACCGAGCGTAGCGAGGGAAGCGCACAGCGAGTCGCAGCCGTCGACCCGGCCAGGGGCTTTCACCGTGTTCTGGAACGCTCTCCGTGTTCTCATACGGAATAGCGTCCTGCTTGCACGAAACACGTGGAGTAGCCACACCCTCCCCAGCCGACTCACTCGCTTGCGCGCTCACGGCTTACGCCGTTCGCGTTACCGCGGCGCTACGCGCCGCGCTCTGCTCGTTCGCCCCTCGCGCAGCTTCGAACCGCGTCTCGCGTCACTCGCCGCGGATCAGTGCACGCCACGTCTCCCGATGCATCGTGCTTCAAGCGCAGACGACCGAGCTTCGCGCATAACACGACCGACTCTCGACGAACAGTTCCTCCGCGGCCGGAAATTACGACTGGCGCGACAAACCGTCGATACTTAGGTATCCTCTCTCGAAACGGTCACCCATGGCCATCGCTGAGGAAGCCGACGATGAGGCGGGGGACGACGGAACCGCCGCAGCAGATGACTCCAGGCGGGAAACGGAGACGAGCACGACCGCCGACGATCGTTACACGCGCAAGCGGTGCGTGCTGATCACCGGCTGCTCGTCGGGAATCGGACACGCGACCGCTCGAGCCTTCCTCGAGAAGGACTGGCAGGTGATCGCGACCGCTCGGAACGCCGACGATATCGCGGATCTCGCCGAGGCGGGCTGTACGACGCTCGAACTCGACGTCACCGATCCGGATCAGGTCGCCGAGGTCGTCGAACGAACCGTCGAGATCGGCGGCGCGATCGACTGTCTCGTCAACAACGCCGGCTACGCCCAGATGGGGCCGCTCGAGGACGTCTCGACGGTCGACCTCCACCGGCAGTTCGACGTCAACGTCTACGGCCCGCACCGCCTCGCTCGCGCCGCCCTACCGCACATGCGCGCACAGGGCGAGGGACGGATCATCAACGTCTCGAGCGTCGCCGGCCGGGTCTCGTTCCCGGGGTCGGGCGCCTACTCGGGATCGAAACACGCCCTCGAGGCGATGAGCGACTCGCTTCGCGCCGAGATCGAGGAGTTCGGCATCGATGTCGTGCTGATCGAGCCGGGCCCGGTCGAGACGGAGTTCACGGACCGAGTCGACGAGGAACTCCCCGAATCCCAGCGCACGCCGGCCTACGAGTCGCTGTACGAGCTCTACGACGAAGCGCAACTGATCGGCGGCGGACAGGGCGGTCCCTTCGCCTCCACGCCGAGGGAGGTTGCAGTGGCGATCGTCGAGTCCGCGATCCGTTCCGAGCCGCCGGCCCGGTATCCGGTCGGCCCGCTCGGCCAGGCCGGCGTGTACGCCCGCTTCCTCCCGGATCGACTCCAGGACGCGGTCTACGGACTCGTTCGAAAACTCGTCTGAGCGCACCGGTTATCGATACTCATGTTCCACTCCCGCGAACGACACGCGAAGACGCCAGCCCGCGAGACCGCCCTCGACGCACTCGAGGCCGGGATCACCGCTACCCTTCCGGAGACCGTCGTCGACTCGGCGGTGGTACTCGAGGGAGAGACGCTCCGCGTTCACGGCCGCGAGTACGATCTCGATCGGTTCGACGAGATCCTCGTCCTCGGCGGCGGAAAGGCGACCGGCGGCGTCGTCGCGGCGCTCGTCGACCTGCTCGAGACCCGGATCGACGACGGCGTCGTCGTCACGACCGCGCCCGACGAGGAGACGATCGGCCCGG
This DNA window, taken from Natronococcus sp. CG52, encodes the following:
- a CDS encoding helix-hairpin-helix domain-containing protein; the protein is MTTNAELAGRFEEFADLLEADDVEYKPRAYRRAAESIRAHPTPIADYVTAGDREAIENVDHVGDAIASKIVEYVETGEIEELEELRAELPIDIADITRIEGVGPKTAGKLYRELGIQTLDDLEVAAEAGEVQEIKGFGPKTEENIRENIEFARTIGQRQLLGEARPLADDVLAFLESHEAVERCEVAGSIRRWRETIGDVDVLVGTNDAENVIDAFVGWDSVDDEIESGPAKASVRIGEIRVDLRVVVPDEFGSALQYFTGSKDHNVTLRNYAIDRGMKLNEYGAFDVSEIDDPDAGEGTDGSRTSSDQRSDGSQRVGERVAGETEEGMYEALGLEWIPPELRTDRGEIDAAATGDLPDLLTRDDIRGDLHSHTEWSDGNTSIDEMIAAAEAMGYDYYGVADHAEGPGVVADMGLADTEILEQVEAIREVAAAADVEVLAGIEANIDADGEIGLGDEVIEALDVIVASPHSALGQDAETATNRLLRAVENPAVDVLGHPSGRLLNERSGLEFDATALGEAAAEHGTALEVNSNPRRLDLWGSAVQAAIEAGAPIAVNTDAHQPATLEYMRWGVHTARRGWAEPADVINTWELEELREFLH
- a CDS encoding DUF5788 family protein, giving the protein MQEYERKQLLERVEREGATVGADIPETITVQGEVIDLRTFVFEIKRRETVPPGERDRVEQAKRNLRRERVERLEAIEEDDISCEEGEELAQGIIGIDRALNALENLGPTDLEREQQAKQAADTKRWMSFLKKALGEEGSASARRGP
- a CDS encoding rhomboid family intramembrane serine protease gives rise to the protein MATCDVCGKEESMPYNCRHCGGTYCSEHRLPENHDCTRLNNWNDPQGVFDSGFDDSVQNGGTSKTSSLMDKIPIDTGPGGPLAYFRGNATYTFLALMWITFALQWITILIGGLSLHGALFTLSTENPEYVWTWISSIFAHSPFGIFHIVFNSIVIFFFGPLVERYVGSKKFAILFIVSGALAGLGQVGISAVQGVPSSVLGASGAALAIMGVLTILNPNLKVYLYFILPVPIWLLAAGTAVISVFFIGTGGGGNIAHAAHLVGLVIGLAYGEYIKRTQNVRTQDQFQLGGGGPGGPGGPGGPGGPGGRRRF
- a CDS encoding endonuclease V, with translation MNASRPDLVPDASLERDDMEALQREIANAAVFEDDIAFDPAVLGDPLAASSSPDEPPVVAGVDQSFLTDADGEQDRALSAVVAMQGGEVIERIHAVTPLEIPYIPGLLSFREGRPILDALEALSASPDLLLFDGSGRIHFRQAGIATHMGVVLDVPSIGVAKSLLCGSPREETENLPEGSRVAIESNSRVDVPDGTLLGYAVQTRQYDSPDRYINPLYVSPGHRVGPETAADVALALSSSYKLPEPVRLADSYADEAKRGLDE
- a CDS encoding SDR family oxidoreductase — translated: MAIAEEADDEAGDDGTAAADDSRRETETSTTADDRYTRKRCVLITGCSSGIGHATARAFLEKDWQVIATARNADDIADLAEAGCTTLELDVTDPDQVAEVVERTVEIGGAIDCLVNNAGYAQMGPLEDVSTVDLHRQFDVNVYGPHRLARAALPHMRAQGEGRIINVSSVAGRVSFPGSGAYSGSKHALEAMSDSLRAEIEEFGIDVVLIEPGPVETEFTDRVDEELPESQRTPAYESLYELYDEAQLIGGGQGGPFASTPREVAVAIVESAIRSEPPARYPVGPLGQAGVYARFLPDRLQDAVYGLVRKLV